A genomic window from Pseudomonas argentinensis includes:
- a CDS encoding chemotaxis protein CheW — MSQAVVTQNSVSSLTGLVVPLADRALLLPNVAVAELIPYRAPPAMAGMPDWFLGQVAWRDLSLPLLSFEAASGGQPVVGSGARIAILNALGGRANVKFIALLVQGIPRSLRVSEDLPRADVALAPLELAAVKMDDAVLRVPDLQGLEQLLADAELI; from the coding sequence ATGAGCCAAGCCGTCGTTACCCAGAACAGCGTCAGCAGCCTGACCGGTCTGGTCGTGCCGCTGGCCGATCGCGCGCTGCTACTGCCCAACGTGGCGGTGGCCGAGCTGATTCCCTATCGTGCGCCACCGGCCATGGCCGGCATGCCGGACTGGTTCCTCGGTCAGGTGGCCTGGCGCGACCTGAGCCTGCCGCTGCTCAGTTTCGAGGCCGCAAGTGGCGGTCAGCCGGTAGTGGGCAGCGGCGCGCGCATCGCCATCCTCAATGCCCTGGGCGGCCGTGCCAACGTCAAGTTCATCGCCTTGCTGGTCCAGGGCATTCCCCGTTCCCTGCGGGTGAGCGAGGACCTGCCGCGGGCCGACGTGGCGCTGGCGCCCCTGGAACTGGCTGCCGTGAAGATGGATGACGCGGTACTGCGCGTTCCCGATCTGCAAGGGCTGGAGCAGTTGCTGGCCGATGCCGAGCTGATCTGA
- a CDS encoding adenosylmethionine--8-amino-7-oxononanoate transaminase, with translation MNNQHWMQRDLDVLWHPCTQMKDHERLPLIPIRRGEGVWLEDFEGKRYLDAVSSWWVNVFGHANPRIGERIKRQVDQLEHVMLAGFSHQPVVELSERLVKITPPGLSRVFYADNGSSGIEVALKMSFHYWLNSGAPAKKRFVTLTNSYHGETVAAMSVGDVALFTDTYKALLLDTLKVPSPDCYLRPEGVSWEEHSRTMFAAMEHTLAEHHHEVAAVIVEPLIQGAGGMRMYHPIYLTLLREACDRYGVHLIHDEIAVGFGRTGTMFACEQAGITPDFLVLSKALTGGYLPMAAVLTTDEVYGAFYDEYATLRAFLHSHTYTGNPLACAAALATLDIFEEDGVIDANKRLATRMASATAHLADHPHVAEVRQTGMALAIEMVQDKAGKVAYPWQERRGLRVYQHALTRGALLRPLGSVVYFLPPYVISEEQIDFLADVASEGIDLATRTSVSVPVADTRYPGFRDPG, from the coding sequence ATGAATAACCAACACTGGATGCAGCGTGATCTGGACGTTCTCTGGCACCCCTGTACACAGATGAAGGACCACGAGCGCCTGCCGCTGATTCCGATTCGCCGCGGCGAAGGCGTGTGGCTCGAAGACTTCGAGGGCAAGCGCTACCTCGATGCGGTGAGTTCCTGGTGGGTCAACGTGTTCGGCCATGCCAACCCGCGTATCGGCGAGCGCATCAAGCGGCAGGTCGATCAGCTCGAACACGTGATGCTGGCCGGCTTCAGCCACCAGCCGGTGGTCGAGCTGTCCGAACGCCTGGTGAAGATCACCCCGCCAGGCCTGAGCCGGGTGTTCTATGCCGACAACGGCTCATCCGGCATCGAAGTGGCCCTGAAGATGAGCTTTCACTACTGGCTCAACAGCGGCGCGCCTGCGAAGAAACGCTTCGTGACCCTGACCAACAGCTACCACGGCGAAACCGTGGCGGCGATGTCGGTGGGCGATGTCGCGCTGTTCACCGACACCTACAAGGCATTGCTGCTCGACACCCTCAAGGTGCCAAGCCCGGACTGCTACCTGCGCCCGGAGGGGGTGAGCTGGGAGGAGCACTCGCGGACGATGTTCGCCGCCATGGAACACACCCTGGCCGAGCACCACCACGAGGTGGCGGCGGTGATCGTCGAGCCGCTGATCCAGGGCGCGGGCGGCATGCGCATGTACCACCCGATCTACCTGACGCTGCTGCGCGAGGCCTGTGACCGCTACGGCGTGCACCTGATCCATGACGAGATCGCCGTCGGCTTCGGGCGCACCGGCACGATGTTCGCCTGCGAGCAGGCCGGCATCACCCCGGACTTCCTGGTGTTGTCCAAGGCGCTCACTGGCGGCTATCTGCCAATGGCCGCGGTGCTGACTACCGATGAGGTCTACGGCGCCTTCTATGACGAGTACGCCACCCTGCGCGCCTTCCTGCATTCGCACACCTACACCGGCAACCCGCTGGCCTGCGCCGCGGCCCTGGCGACCCTGGATATCTTCGAGGAAGACGGCGTGATCGACGCCAACAAGCGTCTCGCCACGCGCATGGCCAGCGCCACTGCGCACCTGGCGGATCACCCCCATGTCGCCGAGGTGCGCCAGACCGGCATGGCCCTGGCCATCGAGATGGTCCAGGACAAGGCCGGCAAGGTCGCCTACCCGTGGCAGGAGCGCCGCGGCCTCAGGGTGTACCAGCACGCCCTGACCCGCGGCGCCTTGCTGCGCCCCCTGGGCAGCGTGGTGTACTTCCTGCCGCCTTACGTGATCAGCGAAGAGCAGATCGACTTTCTCGCCGACGTGGCCAGCGAAGGCATCGACCTGGCCACCCGCACCTCGGTCAGCGTGCCGGTTGCCGACACCCGCTACCCAGGCTTTCGTGACCCGGGCTGA
- a CDS encoding cytochrome b, giving the protein MQWRNSRFRYGLISVSLHWLVAIAVFGLFALGFWMVGLSYYSSWYQTAPNIHKSIGILLFIVMLARLLWRLASPPPPALAEHGRLTRVASKLGHGFLYLGLFVLMTSGYLISTADGRGISVFGWFEVPASVTSIPNQGDVAGLIHEYLAWAIVIFAILHGLAALKHHFIDRDRTLLRIFGR; this is encoded by the coding sequence ATGCAGTGGCGTAATTCTAGATTCCGATACGGTCTCATCAGCGTTTCCCTGCATTGGCTGGTGGCCATTGCGGTATTCGGCTTGTTCGCCCTCGGCTTCTGGATGGTCGGGCTGAGCTACTACAGCAGCTGGTATCAGACGGCGCCGAACATCCACAAGAGCATCGGCATCCTGCTGTTCATCGTCATGCTGGCGCGCCTGCTGTGGCGTCTGGCCAGCCCGCCACCGCCAGCGCTGGCCGAACACGGCCGGCTGACGCGGGTGGCCAGCAAGCTGGGGCATGGCTTTCTCTATCTGGGGCTGTTCGTGCTGATGACCTCCGGCTACCTGATCTCCACCGCCGATGGCCGCGGCATCAGCGTGTTCGGCTGGTTCGAGGTGCCGGCAAGCGTGACCAGTATTCCCAATCAGGGGGATGTTGCCGGTCTGATCCATGAATACCTGGCCTGGGCTATCGTGATCTTTGCGATCCTGCATGGTCTGGCTGCGTTGAAGCACCACTTCATCGACCGTGATCGCACCTTGTTGCGTATCTTCGGGCGCTGA
- a CDS encoding 16S rRNA (uracil(1498)-N(3))-methyltransferase translates to MRLSRFFIDAPLSLGQHQLPEAQAHYIGRVLRHAAGDAVQLFDGSGREFLGELVEVGKRTVRVELREQFAGQPESPLHIHLGQGLSRGERMDWAIQKATELGAQEISPIVSARCEVRLKDERTDKRTAHWRQVAISACEQCGRSVIPVIHPPIALNDWLQQTQADLKLVLHPVAEPLSSHAKPASLAFLIGPEGGLADAEVEQAKGAGFHAARLGPRVLRTETAPVAGLALAQHLWGDF, encoded by the coding sequence ATGCGCCTTTCCCGTTTCTTTATCGACGCTCCACTCTCCCTCGGCCAGCACCAACTGCCCGAAGCCCAGGCCCATTACATTGGCCGGGTGCTGCGCCATGCCGCTGGCGATGCGGTGCAGCTGTTCGATGGCAGTGGCAGGGAGTTTCTCGGCGAGCTGGTCGAGGTGGGCAAGAGAACCGTGCGCGTCGAGCTGCGCGAACAATTCGCCGGGCAGCCCGAGTCGCCGCTGCACATCCACCTGGGCCAGGGTCTGTCGCGCGGTGAACGCATGGACTGGGCGATCCAGAAGGCCACCGAGCTCGGCGCCCAGGAGATCAGCCCGATCGTCAGCGCACGCTGCGAGGTGCGCCTGAAGGATGAACGCACCGACAAACGCACGGCCCACTGGCGCCAGGTGGCGATCAGTGCCTGCGAGCAATGTGGCCGCTCGGTGATTCCCGTGATTCATCCGCCCATCGCGCTGAACGACTGGCTGCAGCAAACCCAGGCGGATCTCAAGCTGGTGCTGCACCCCGTTGCCGAGCCGCTGAGCAGCCATGCCAAACCCGCTTCGCTGGCCTTCCTGATCGGCCCCGAGGGCGGCCTGGCCGATGCCGAGGTCGAGCAGGCGAAGGGCGCCGGCTTTCACGCCGCCCGCCTCGGGCCACGGGTATTGCGCACCGAAACCGCGCCGGTTGCCGGCCTTGCCCTGGCCCAGCACCTGTGGGGCGATTTCTGA
- the metF gene encoding methylenetetrahydrofolate reductase [NAD(P)H] encodes MSQKRANVSFEFFPTKTDAGHEKLLNTARELAGYNPDFFSCTYGAGGSTRDRTLNTVLQLDGEVKVPTAPHLSCVGDSKAELVELLNLYKSKGINRIVALRGDLPSGMGMSSGELRHANDLVELIRSETGDHFHIEVAAYPEMHPQARNFEDDIANFVRKAKAGADSAITQYFFNADCYFYFVERVRKLGVDIPVIPGIMPITNYSKLARFSDACGAELPRWVRKQLEAYGDDTQSIQRFGEEMITGLCERLVAGGAPGLHFYTLNQAAPSLAVWKNLQG; translated from the coding sequence ATGTCTCAGAAACGTGCAAACGTCAGTTTCGAGTTCTTCCCGACGAAGACCGATGCCGGCCACGAAAAACTGCTGAATACCGCGCGAGAGCTGGCCGGCTACAACCCGGATTTCTTCTCCTGCACCTATGGCGCCGGTGGCTCCACCCGCGACCGCACCCTCAATACCGTGCTGCAGCTCGACGGCGAAGTGAAGGTGCCGACCGCACCGCACCTGTCGTGCGTTGGCGACAGCAAGGCCGAGCTGGTCGAACTGCTCAACCTGTACAAGAGCAAGGGCATCAACCGTATCGTCGCCCTGCGCGGCGACCTGCCGTCGGGCATGGGCATGTCCAGCGGCGAGCTGCGCCATGCCAACGACCTGGTCGAGCTGATTCGCAGCGAAACCGGCGATCATTTCCATATCGAAGTGGCGGCCTACCCGGAGATGCATCCCCAGGCCCGCAATTTCGAGGACGATATCGCCAACTTCGTGCGCAAGGCCAAGGCCGGCGCAGACAGCGCGATCACCCAGTACTTCTTCAACGCTGACTGCTACTTCTATTTCGTCGAGCGCGTGCGCAAGCTGGGCGTGGATATCCCGGTAATCCCGGGCATCATGCCGATCACCAACTACAGCAAGCTGGCGCGCTTCTCCGATGCCTGCGGCGCCGAGCTGCCACGCTGGGTGCGCAAGCAGCTGGAAGCCTATGGCGACGACACCCAGAGCATCCAGCGCTTCGGCGAAGAGATGATCACCGGCCTTTGCGAACGCCTGGTCGCTGGCGGTGCACCCGGCCTGCACTTCTACACCCTCAACCAGGCGGCCCCCAGCCTGGCGGTGTGGAAGAACCTGCAGGGCTGA
- a CDS encoding acyl-CoA thioesterase, with amino-acid sequence MNFHTRKWVKPEDLNPNGTLFGGSLLKWIDEEAAIYAIIQLGSQRVVTKLISEINFVSSARQSDIIELGITATEFGRTSITLRCEVRNKITRKSILTIAKMVFVNLGEDGQPAPHGKTEITYIKDQFKD; translated from the coding sequence ATGAACTTTCATACACGCAAGTGGGTAAAGCCAGAAGACCTCAACCCCAATGGCACGCTGTTCGGTGGCAGCCTGCTGAAGTGGATCGACGAGGAGGCGGCGATCTACGCCATCATCCAGCTGGGCAGCCAGCGCGTGGTGACCAAGCTGATTTCCGAGATCAACTTCGTCTCCTCGGCGCGGCAGAGCGACATCATCGAGCTGGGCATCACCGCCACCGAGTTCGGCCGCACCTCGATCACCCTGCGCTGCGAAGTGCGTAACAAGATCACCCGCAAGAGCATCCTGACCATTGCCAAGATGGTCTTCGTCAACCTTGGCGAGGATGGCCAGCCGGCGCCCCACGGCAAGACCGAAATCACCTATATCAAGGACCAGTTCAAGGACTGA
- a CDS encoding DEAD/DEAH box helicase produces the protein MSFASLGLSEALVRAVEAAGYTQPTPVQQRAIPAALQGRDLMVAAQTGTGKTGGFALPILERLFPNGHPDREQRHGPKQPRVLVLTPTRELAAQVHDSFKLYARDLKFVSACIFGGVGMNPQVQALAKGVDVLVACPGRLLDLAGQGSVDLSHVEILVLDEADRMLDMGFIHDVKKVLARLPAKRQNLLFSATFSKDITDLAGKLLHNPERIEVTPPNTTVERIEQRVFRLPASHKRALLAHLITAGAWEQVLVFTRTKHGANRLAEYLEKHGLTAAAIHGNKSQNARTKALADFKANKVRILVATDIAARGLDIDQLPHVVNFELPNVEEDYVHRIGRTGRAGRSGEAISLVAPDEEKLLKGIERMTKQKIPDGDLMGFDASKVEAERPEVREPQKPRQPRGAKAEGERQNGGRRDKGKDGGRAKTQPQAKAKPARDQQPRSQARPAPAAGAPALPPDRAPDEFRDDDIDNFGNRVDYVPTQNKQQGRGRRQGSGQNAGAGAGQAPRGQGKGPRTGGGAGTNGGGKRQGQGQGGGRNRGGDNRGRGARDTVTTSLNRDELPRREGPRRDAPEKQPIIMHKASRSDRLPTAEQLDQLPSNRPRGEKPALLTRNRDSE, from the coding sequence ATGTCCTTTGCCTCCCTCGGTCTCTCCGAGGCTTTGGTCCGCGCGGTCGAAGCCGCCGGCTACACCCAGCCCACTCCGGTGCAACAGCGGGCCATCCCCGCCGCGTTGCAAGGTCGCGACCTGATGGTGGCGGCCCAGACGGGTACAGGTAAGACCGGCGGCTTCGCCCTGCCGATCCTCGAGCGGCTGTTCCCCAACGGCCACCCGGATCGCGAACAGCGCCACGGCCCCAAGCAGCCCCGCGTGCTGGTGCTCACCCCCACGCGCGAACTGGCTGCCCAGGTGCATGACAGCTTCAAGCTGTATGCCCGCGATTTGAAATTCGTCAGTGCCTGCATTTTCGGCGGCGTTGGCATGAACCCCCAGGTGCAGGCCCTGGCCAAGGGCGTCGACGTACTGGTCGCCTGCCCGGGCCGCCTGCTCGACCTGGCCGGCCAAGGCAGCGTCGACCTGTCCCACGTGGAAATCCTCGTGCTGGACGAAGCCGACCGCATGCTCGACATGGGCTTCATCCACGATGTGAAGAAGGTTCTCGCCCGCCTGCCGGCCAAACGTCAGAACCTGCTGTTCTCGGCGACCTTCTCGAAAGACATCACCGACCTGGCTGGCAAGCTCCTGCACAATCCGGAGCGCATCGAGGTCACGCCGCCGAACACCACGGTCGAGCGCATCGAGCAGCGCGTGTTCCGCCTGCCGGCCAGCCACAAACGCGCCCTGCTCGCTCATCTGATCACCGCCGGCGCCTGGGAACAGGTGCTGGTATTCACCCGTACCAAGCACGGCGCCAACCGCCTGGCCGAGTACCTGGAAAAGCATGGCCTGACCGCTGCCGCGATCCACGGCAACAAGAGCCAGAACGCGCGCACCAAGGCGCTGGCCGACTTCAAGGCCAACAAGGTGCGCATCCTGGTGGCCACCGATATTGCCGCCCGCGGCCTGGACATCGATCAGTTGCCTCACGTGGTCAACTTCGAACTGCCCAACGTCGAGGAAGACTACGTGCACCGCATCGGCCGCACCGGTCGGGCCGGCCGTAGCGGCGAAGCGATCTCCCTGGTCGCGCCGGACGAAGAGAAGCTGCTCAAGGGCATCGAGCGGATGACCAAGCAGAAGATCCCGGATGGCGATCTGATGGGCTTCGACGCCAGCAAGGTCGAGGCCGAGCGCCCGGAAGTGCGTGAGCCGCAGAAACCGCGCCAGCCGCGCGGTGCCAAGGCCGAAGGCGAACGCCAGAACGGTGGCCGCCGCGACAAGGGCAAGGATGGCGGCCGAGCGAAAACTCAGCCCCAGGCCAAAGCCAAGCCGGCTCGTGACCAGCAGCCGCGCAGCCAGGCACGCCCAGCGCCTGCTGCAGGCGCGCCGGCCCTGCCGCCGGATCGTGCGCCGGACGAGTTCCGCGATGACGATATCGACAACTTCGGCAACCGTGTCGACTACGTGCCGACCCAGAACAAACAGCAAGGCCGTGGCCGTCGTCAGGGTAGCGGGCAGAATGCCGGCGCCGGCGCTGGCCAAGCCCCCCGTGGCCAGGGCAAAGGCCCGCGTACCGGTGGAGGTGCAGGCACCAATGGCGGCGGCAAACGTCAGGGCCAGGGTCAAGGTGGCGGTCGTAACCGCGGCGGCGACAACCGTGGTCGTGGCGCACGTGACACTGTCACCACCTCGCTGAACCGCGATGAATTGCCACGCCGCGAAGGCCCGCGTCGGGACGCGCCCGAAAAGCAGCCGATCATCATGCACAAGGCGTCGCGCAGTGATCGTCTGCCGACTGCCGAACAGCTCGATCAGCTGCCAAGCAACCGTCCGCGAGGCGAAAAGCCCGCGCTGCTGACCCGCAACCGCGACAGCGAGTAA
- a CDS encoding YceI family protein — MLKKTFAALALGTALLGAGQAMAADYAIDKKGQHAFVNFKISHLGYSWLYGTFKDFDGSFTFDEKNPEASKVEVTLKTESVDTNHAERDKHIRSADFLNVSKNPTATFKSTSVKSTGQGTADITGDLTLNGVTKPVVIAAKFIGQGDDPWGGYRAGFEGSTKLKLKDFNIEKDLGPASQEVELIISVEGVRK; from the coding sequence ATGTTGAAGAAGACTTTCGCTGCACTGGCGCTGGGTACCGCACTGCTGGGCGCTGGCCAGGCAATGGCTGCCGATTACGCCATCGACAAGAAAGGCCAGCACGCCTTCGTCAATTTCAAGATCAGCCACCTGGGCTACAGCTGGCTGTACGGCACGTTCAAGGATTTCGACGGCTCTTTCACCTTCGACGAGAAGAACCCGGAAGCCAGCAAGGTCGAGGTGACCCTGAAGACCGAAAGCGTCGACACCAACCACGCCGAGCGCGACAAGCACATCCGCAGCGCCGACTTCCTCAACGTCAGCAAGAACCCGACCGCGACCTTCAAGTCCACCTCGGTCAAGTCGACCGGCCAGGGCACTGCCGACATCACTGGCGACCTGACCCTCAACGGTGTGACCAAGCCGGTGGTGATCGCCGCCAAGTTCATCGGCCAGGGCGACGACCCGTGGGGCGGCTACCGTGCCGGTTTCGAAGGCAGCACCAAGCTGAAGCTGAAAGACTTCAACATCGAGAAGGATCTGGGCCCGGCTTCGCAGGAAGTCGAGCTGATCATCTCCGTGGAAGGCGTGCGCAAGTAA
- a CDS encoding siderophore-interacting protein, with protein MARPAPRTLQVISSRFVTPHMLRLTLGGGEIDSFPADQESAYIKLMFSTPGSDKDLVRTYTVRQQRADQFDVDFVLHEDAGPASQWARDAKPGDRIAIGGPGPKKLVDNSADWFLVIGDMTALPAISVNLEQLPVGARGHAIIEVIDAQDIQPLRHPAGIELHWLINPRPGENPQLLVDHVRQFEWLPGRPSIWAACEFSGMRALRQHLKQERQVDRKDLYISSYWKLGSSEDQHKAVKREDAEAQGD; from the coding sequence ATGGCACGTCCCGCTCCCCGCACGCTGCAGGTCATTTCGTCGCGCTTCGTCACCCCGCACATGCTGCGCCTGACCCTGGGTGGCGGCGAGATCGACAGCTTCCCAGCGGATCAGGAAAGCGCCTATATCAAGCTGATGTTCTCGACCCCTGGCAGCGACAAGGATCTGGTGCGTACCTACACCGTGCGCCAGCAACGCGCCGACCAGTTCGACGTCGACTTCGTGCTGCACGAGGACGCCGGTCCGGCCTCGCAGTGGGCCAGGGACGCCAAGCCCGGCGACCGTATCGCCATTGGCGGGCCAGGGCCGAAGAAGCTGGTCGACAACAGCGCCGACTGGTTTCTGGTGATCGGCGACATGACCGCCCTGCCGGCGATCAGCGTGAATCTCGAACAGCTGCCGGTCGGCGCCCGCGGCCATGCCATCATCGAGGTGATCGACGCGCAGGACATCCAGCCGCTGCGCCACCCCGCCGGTATCGAGCTGCATTGGCTGATCAACCCCCGTCCTGGCGAGAACCCGCAGCTGCTGGTCGATCACGTGCGCCAGTTCGAGTGGCTACCGGGGCGCCCGAGCATCTGGGCGGCCTGCGAATTCAGCGGCATGCGCGCGTTGCGCCAGCACCTCAAGCAGGAGCGCCAGGTCGACCGCAAGGACCTGTATATCTCCAGTTACTGGAAGCTGGGCAGCAGCGAGGATCAGCACAAAGCCGTAAAACGCGAGGATGCCGAGGCTCAGGGCGACTGA
- the ahcY gene encoding adenosylhomocysteinase, with product MSAAFNDYKVADISLADWGRRELIIAESEMPALMGLRRKYAASQPLKGAKILGCIHMTIQTGVLIETLTALGAEVRWSSCNIFSTQDQAAAAIAAAGIPVFAWKGETEQEYEWCIEQTILKDGQPWDANMVLDDGGDLTEILHKKYPQMLERIHGVTEETTTGVHRLLDMLKAGTLKVPAINVNDAVTKSKNDNKYGCRHSLNDAIKRGTDHLLSGKQALVIGYGDVGKGSAASLRQEGMIVKVSEIDPICAMQACMDGFELVSPYIDGRNDGTDACIDKALLGKIDLIVTTTGNANVCDAGMLKALKKRAVVCNIGHFDNEIDTAFMRKNWAWEEVKPQVHKIHRTGAGSFDAANDDYLILLAEGRLVNLGNATGHPSRIMDGSFANQVLAQIFLFEQKFATLSAEKKAERLTVEVLPKKLDEEVALEMVKGFGGVVTQLTKPQADYIGVPVEGPFKPDSYRY from the coding sequence ATGAGCGCTGCTTTCAACGACTACAAGGTCGCCGATATTTCCCTGGCCGACTGGGGCCGCCGCGAGCTGATCATCGCCGAATCCGAGATGCCGGCACTGATGGGCCTGCGTCGCAAATACGCCGCCAGCCAGCCGCTCAAGGGCGCAAAGATCCTCGGCTGCATCCACATGACCATCCAGACCGGCGTGCTGATCGAGACGCTGACCGCCCTGGGCGCCGAAGTGCGCTGGTCCTCCTGCAACATCTTCTCTACCCAGGATCAGGCCGCTGCCGCCATCGCCGCCGCCGGCATCCCGGTGTTCGCCTGGAAAGGCGAGACCGAGCAGGAGTACGAGTGGTGCATCGAGCAGACCATCCTCAAGGACGGCCAGCCGTGGGACGCCAACATGGTGCTCGACGACGGCGGTGACCTGACCGAGATCCTGCACAAGAAATACCCGCAGATGCTCGAGCGCATTCACGGCGTGACCGAAGAGACCACCACCGGCGTGCACCGTCTGCTCGACATGCTCAAGGCCGGCACCCTGAAAGTCCCGGCGATCAACGTCAACGATGCAGTCACCAAGAGCAAGAACGACAACAAGTACGGCTGCCGCCACAGCCTCAACGACGCCATCAAGCGCGGCACCGACCACCTGCTGTCGGGCAAGCAGGCGCTGGTCATCGGCTACGGCGACGTGGGCAAGGGCTCGGCCGCCTCGCTGCGCCAGGAAGGCATGATCGTCAAGGTCTCCGAGATCGACCCGATCTGCGCCATGCAGGCCTGCATGGACGGCTTTGAACTGGTGTCGCCGTATATCGACGGCCGCAATGACGGCACCGACGCCTGCATCGACAAGGCGCTGCTGGGCAAGATCGACCTGATCGTCACCACCACCGGCAACGCCAACGTCTGCGACGCCGGCATGCTCAAGGCCCTGAAGAAGCGCGCCGTGGTCTGCAACATCGGTCACTTCGACAACGAGATCGACACCGCCTTCATGCGCAAGAACTGGGCATGGGAAGAGGTCAAGCCGCAGGTGCACAAGATCCACCGCACCGGCGCCGGCAGCTTCGACGCCGCCAACGACGACTACCTGATCCTGCTGGCCGAAGGCCGCCTGGTGAACCTGGGCAACGCCACCGGCCACCCGAGCCGCATCATGGACGGCTCGTTCGCCAACCAGGTGCTGGCGCAGATCTTCCTGTTCGAGCAGAAGTTCGCCACCCTCTCCGCCGAGAAGAAGGCCGAGCGCCTGACCGTCGAAGTGCTGCCGAAGAAGCTGGACGAAGAAGTCGCCTTGGAAATGGTGAAAGGCTTTGGCGGCGTGGTCACTCAGCTGACCAAGCCGCAGGCCGATTACATCGGTGTTCCGGTCGAAGGCCCGTTCAAGCCGGACAGCTACCGCTACTGA
- the ppnN gene encoding nucleotide 5'-monophosphate nucleosidase PpnN, with translation MLTRQKINASVSPKGSLETLSQREVQQLRETGSGSVYALFRQCALAILNTGSHSDNAKTILEAYPDFEVKIHQQDRGIRLELINAPADAFVDGEMIASTREMLFSALRDIVYTQSELENKRVDVDSSSGLTDYVFHLLRNARTLRAGAEPKMVVCWGGHSISTEEYKYTKRVGHELGLRALDVCTGCGPGVMKGPMKGATISHAKQRILGARYLGLTEPGIIAAEAPNPIVNELVILPDIEKRLEAFVRLGHGIIIFPGGAGTAEEFLYLLGILMHPDNAELPFPLVLTGPKSAEPYLQQLHDFIGATLGREAQNRYVLIPNDPAAVARHMAAGIKAVKQFRRERNDAFHFNWLLKIDESFQHPFEPTHEAMASLNLTREQPTHELAANLRRAFSGIVAGNVKAHGIQLIEEHGPYELRGDKSIMQPLDRLLQAFVEQHRMKLPGGSAYVPCYRVVS, from the coding sequence ATGCTCACTCGCCAGAAAATCAACGCCTCGGTGTCGCCGAAAGGCAGCCTGGAAACCCTCTCCCAGCGTGAAGTCCAGCAGCTGCGCGAAACCGGCTCGGGCAGCGTCTATGCGCTGTTTCGCCAGTGCGCCCTGGCGATCCTCAACACCGGCTCGCACAGCGACAACGCCAAGACCATCCTCGAGGCCTACCCCGACTTCGAAGTGAAGATCCATCAGCAGGACCGCGGCATCCGCCTGGAGCTGATCAACGCGCCGGCCGACGCCTTCGTCGATGGCGAGATGATCGCCAGCACCCGCGAGATGCTGTTCAGCGCGCTACGCGACATCGTCTACACCCAGAGCGAGCTGGAGAACAAACGGGTCGATGTCGACAGCTCCAGCGGCCTCACCGACTACGTGTTCCACCTGCTGCGCAACGCCCGTACCCTGCGCGCCGGCGCCGAGCCGAAGATGGTGGTGTGCTGGGGCGGCCACTCGATCAGCACCGAGGAATACAAGTACACCAAGCGGGTCGGCCACGAACTGGGCCTGCGTGCCCTGGACGTGTGCACCGGCTGCGGCCCGGGCGTGATGAAGGGGCCGATGAAGGGCGCCACCATCTCCCATGCCAAGCAGCGCATCCTCGGCGCCCGTTACCTGGGCCTGACCGAGCCGGGCATCATCGCCGCCGAAGCGCCGAACCCGATCGTCAACGAACTGGTGATCCTGCCGGACATCGAAAAGCGCCTGGAAGCCTTCGTGCGCCTCGGCCACGGCATCATCATCTTCCCCGGTGGCGCCGGTACGGCGGAGGAATTCCTCTACCTGCTGGGCATCCTCATGCACCCGGACAACGCCGAGCTGCCCTTCCCGCTGGTGCTCACCGGCCCGAAGAGCGCCGAGCCCTACCTGCAGCAGCTGCACGACTTCATCGGCGCCACCCTGGGCCGCGAAGCGCAGAACCGCTACGTGCTGATCCCCAACGACCCGGCTGCCGTGGCGCGCCACATGGCGGCCGGCATCAAGGCGGTCAAGCAGTTCCGCCGCGAGCGCAACGACGCCTTCCACTTCAACTGGCTGCTGAAGATCGACGAGAGCTTCCAGCACCCGTTCGAGCCGACCCACGAAGCCATGGCGAGCCTCAACCTGACCCGCGAGCAGCCGACCCATGAGCTGGCCGCCAACCTGCGCCGCGCCTTCTCCGGCATCGTCGCCGGCAACGTCAAGGCCCATGGCATCCAGCTGATCGAGGAGCACGGCCCCTACGAGTTGCGCGGTGACAAGAGCATCATGCAGCCCCTGGATCGCCTGCTGCAGGCCTTCGTCGAGCAGCACCGCATGAAACTGCCAGGCGGCTCGGCCTATGTACCGTGCTACCGGGTGGTCAGCTGA